In one Pseudomonas purpurea genomic region, the following are encoded:
- a CDS encoding YqfO family protein: protein MYKLSFFVPQSHVEVVKQAVFAAGGGRIGLYDHCAWQVLGLGQFRPLDGSQPFIGEAGQVEQVEEWKVELVVSDELIRAVVMALKQSHPYETPAYEVWRLEDF from the coding sequence GTGTACAAGCTCAGCTTTTTTGTTCCTCAGAGCCATGTTGAGGTGGTCAAGCAGGCTGTGTTCGCTGCCGGTGGTGGGCGAATCGGTTTGTATGACCACTGTGCGTGGCAGGTGCTCGGGTTGGGTCAGTTTCGTCCTTTGGACGGCAGTCAGCCGTTTATTGGGGAGGCGGGCCAGGTCGAGCAGGTGGAGGAGTGGAAGGTTGAGCTGGTGGTCAGCGATGAGTTGATTCGTGCTGTGGTGATGGCGCTGAAGCAGAGCCATCCCTATGAGACACCGGCTTACGAGGTGTGGCGGTTGGAGGATTTCTGA
- a CDS encoding DUF6036 family nucleotidyltransferase yields MFKSVEAELELEGAESGAVKVIVFGGCAVHLYTNHRVSTDVDAEIYYANVPEGLHLQTLLAEVPEQFLDERSGRLMELNYDLQYNTSFGPIHEDYWERSLPLVEFPVESPLHLHIAAPIDIAISKLGRATDQDISDIMALLRAGFILTAELRRLALQAIDVYVGNKEPPTSVLTNILQDYLENIDGEAS; encoded by the coding sequence ATGTTCAAGTCCGTCGAAGCGGAGTTGGAGCTTGAAGGCGCAGAGTCAGGGGCGGTCAAAGTCATCGTGTTCGGTGGGTGCGCAGTTCACCTCTACACAAATCATCGTGTTTCCACAGACGTTGATGCCGAGATTTATTACGCTAATGTCCCTGAAGGCCTCCACCTTCAAACCTTGCTTGCAGAGGTTCCTGAGCAATTTCTCGATGAGCGATCCGGTCGATTGATGGAGTTGAACTACGATCTTCAATACAACACAAGCTTTGGTCCCATTCACGAGGACTACTGGGAGCGGAGTCTTCCTCTTGTAGAGTTCCCAGTTGAGTCTCCGCTGCACCTCCATATTGCTGCGCCTATCGATATTGCAATCTCCAAATTGGGTAGAGCCACGGATCAGGACATTAGCGATATCATGGCGCTGCTCAGGGCTGGCTTCATACTGACCGCCGAGCTCCGTCGACTGGCATTGCAGGCGATTGATGTGTATGTTGGCAACAAAGAGCCACCAACATCCGTTCTTACGAATATTTTGCAGGACTACTTGGAGAATATAGATGGCGAAGCCTCTTAA